The DNA sequence GAGGCTATGAGGGTGGATTCTTCCAAGAGCTCAAGGTTATTCGAGGGAAGTCAACTGATTCCTAGTAAGCCAACTAAAGAGTTTACCCTTGATATAGAAGATTTAAACATTCCATGGTGTGATCTTGTATTAAAAGAGCGAATTGGAGCAGGTATTCCCCTACTTTCCCTCCTCTTTGACAAATGAATGGGGTGTTGTCTAATAGTTAAAGAGGGCACATGCTCCTATGGATGCAAAACAATTCACAACAATTATAGAGGGTGGTACTAAGAACATGCATTCTGCATTGCAGGTTCTTTTGGAACTGTCCATCGGGCTGATTGGCATGGCTCAGTAAGCATCTTTTCTATTTATACTGTTTAGATGCAAAACCTAttgtcttatatatatttatgccaaACAAAGAGAATAAGATTATTTCACTATTGGTTTCAATATCTATTGTACAATATTAATATAAGTGTTCAAATGCTGGTCTTGGTGATTTAGGATTTATCTGTGAATTGAGAATAAATTACTTCATTTGACGGTGAGTGCCATTCATGTGAATATGAAGGTGAAAGCTTTGGGATACGTGCAGTGTTAATCATTTAGTGAAGTCCAAACAAATGTGATAGGAAATTCTAGGGTGTAAATGCCTAAGCCTTAAGGTTGCAGATATTAGTTCTCTGTTGCCAATGCTGTTTTTGTGATGTCTTTATATGTTGTGAATTTGATGCTGCTAAATGGGCAGTTGAAGGAACACTTTGTTTTTGTATGCTAGCATGTTGGTGCAATGTAAAAACTTCTAGTGCTCCAGTTGTGCTTTATGCTTTAAAATGTAATTGGTAATGTATTGAATCTGCAATCAActcaaatatatgtatgtgattTGTTGAATATTCTTTATGCATTTGCTATTGTTATGATGCATATTGTCAGTCTTCTTTTTCAACCATGTCTTATTTGAAGTTCATTATTTGTGTTTAGTAAGATATTTTAGTTCTGTTCTGTTAGTTGGTgccttatgttttattttctctttgggAGGTTAGTTGTAGAagtaatatttccaaaataccTTTGCTTATAgcattttgttaaaaattttaaatttcaggaTGTTGCAGTGAAGATTCTTATGGAACAAGACTTTCATGCAGAACGCTTCAAAGAATTTTTGAGGGAGGTATGTACCAGCacttttttaaacatatttgtgagttaaaataaatatttgatgtgGATTTCTTGATCTTGATTAGGCATATAGTTacaactccttttttttttttttttgttggctaGGTTGCAATAATGAAACGCCTACGACATCCAAATATTGTTCTCTTCATGGGTGCAGTCACAGAGCCACCAAACTTGTCCATTGTCACAGAGTATTTATCaaggtttttgttttgtccTCCTATATCTAACCCATTCCCAATCATTATATAGAGAAAACAAGATCCCAAATCAGAAATTGCATGTTTCTGTTAGACATTTGGTGGGCTGGGCTGCTGTTTGGATTGGACTCCAAGATTGGAGAGGCTGTATGGTGCAGTCCTATATTTGGTTCAAGTCTAGATTGTATTGAActtattttaatgatatatgaAAGATTTCATAACATAAAACTTGAATATGCTGTTATTTACTTTTAAGTATATATTGAactttttagatatgaaaatgcATATATAGAAACTGCATGAATAAGTAGCAAAACTAACATGAGTATATACATCCAAGTAACAATCATACGCTagaatatgtaattttatatatatataacccatTTTGCTTCTGGAATTCTGCAACTAGGTCCGTGTATTTCTTGAAATACTACCATATATTCCCAAACTATAGCAGTATAAACAGGATTTCATGCCATCAACTGGTCTTGATGCAGGAGATGGATGTGTAAGatggggggggaggggggggggggggggagtgaCAGAGGGCGGTGTGAGAGGAGATGGAGGGGCTGCTGTGTCAGCttcgtgtttttatttttcactttttttacatatatcttTTTGGGGGTAATAGTGTCAGCTTCATTTAGTCTTATGCCTCTGCCCATGACTAGAGAGTTGGACTAGGCAATGTCTGTCCTGCTCATGTTTGATGTCAAATGCAAAACTAGAACCATTTAGTCCAGCACTGTGTCAATCTTGTCCGGTTTGGCTAAcactttaaatttcttttaaggGGTTTAAACTTACCTAATGAATGCTACTGCTTTCTTCATACTGCAGAGGTAGCTTGTATAGGCTTTTGCATAAAAGCGGTGCAAGGGAGATGTTGGATGAAAGGCGTCGCTTGAGTATGGCTTATGATGTGGTATGCTTCCGAAGATTTTACAATTATTTATGTAGTTTCTTTATAATTCTCCTGTTCAACACAGCACcaccaaaattatatttgtgttttttttcttctgtattAAATGTTGTTCATTTTGGCACAGGCAAAGGGAATGAATTACCTTCATAGAAGGAATCCCCCAATTGTTCATCGAGATTTAAAATCTCCAAATCTTCTGGTTGACAAAAAGTATACAGTTAAGGTAGGAGATGAGGATTTCCTGAGTGCATTATACTCTTTCTTTGTTGGTTGATTCATGATTGCATGGGGTAAAATGTCGGTCAACAATTTATAGCTGTCAACTTAATATACTTGAAGTGGAACTGACGCTTTATATGTTCTAGAAACAAATCTTAGTCGGTTACTCcctacattattattatttgtttatgtttaatGCATCTAAGTCTGCATGTTTGCCATATGTTCGTTTTGTGACCTCACATATCTTTTCTGTCTGTTCATTTAGGTTTGCGATTTTGGACTCTCTCGTTTAAAGGCGAACACATTTCTATCATCGAAGTCAGCTGCTGGGACTGTAAGTTCATAAGTACCATACAACAAGATTTTAATAAGgggatctttttttatttttttatttttatttttattttttgtgtgtgtgtgtgtgtggggggggggggggggggggggggggtctgTACACACATTTGTGTGTTTTTgtggtatatatgtatatatttttgaatgcatgcatgcatgtttaTTCATAACTGAGAGTTAAAGATTTTTGTTCTACCTTATAGCCTGAGTGGATGGCACCAGAAGTTCTTCGTGATGAGCCCTCAAATGAGAAGTCAGATGTTTACAGCTTTGGTGTAATACTGTGGGAACTTGCCACATTGCAACAGCCATGGAGTAACCTAAATCCAGCGCAGGTCtaatttatgatggttttaaaattgtttttacaTCTTAGAATATGAATATATCTATTGATGCTTTTGCTTAGCAATCTCAAAAAGAGATGAAGAGAACTTATTGGAATTGGTGATTGCAAAAACTTGGTACCTGGTAGGCTCGGAAAACTGTTGAATATAGGAAGCATATGTGAAAGTATTGGTATTTCAAACATTGTAGGCTGAGGTGGACGTTAGCCATAGATTGCATGCTAGACAGTTGATTGAAATGAATACGTCTTTAGAAACACTTAGTTAAGTCCCAGACTCATCAATCTTTGGTTTAGTCCTGCTAGAAAAGGAGGATGATAAATGTTATATCTCTGCAAAGTGTTTTCCAACTGCGTTAGGATGATAAATGTTATGTCAATGCAAAGTATTTTCAACTCCTTTCTCTAATTCCTAACAAAAACTTCAATGTGTAAAAGCTGATCACATGCGTGGCAGTTGTCAGTATGAAATGGCACCTAAATTGACGGTTTATGCTAATGTGTgtaaatgcttttatttttctagttAAGAGTCCAATTGTTATTCTGAAGTCTTTTGTTATGCATGCTAGGATGAAAAGGTACTTCCTTGTGCTCATTCATTATGATTATCTGTACTTTTATAGGTTGTGGCAGCTGTTGGCTTTAAGGGGAAAAGACCTGAGATTCCACGTGACTTGAATTCTCATGTTGCTTCTATAATTGAAGCATGCTGGGCAAAGTGAGTTTGAATCTTGAATTTCAAATACTAATCtctggaataaaaaaaaaaaaaaaaattactcttaaagtatcttttaatttataaattatcataCTGCAGTGAACCCTGGAAACGGCCCTCATTTGCCAGTATCATGGAATCTTTAAGGCCATTGATTAAAGCACCCACAGCTCAACCTGGTCGTCCAGACATGTAAATACTTATCTGAAGGGTGGAATATTGGAGAAGTCTTACTCATGCACATAATACAGCAGTTTTGTTAGATTTGATATCTGGCAGCCACATATGCTGTTCATATAGTCTCAGGTGCGCCTAAAAGTTCCCTCGTCTTTGCTAATATATGGTAGTGACCTGTTCTACAATTTCTATAGCATTGACATGTGTGGATGTATTTAGAACATATGGCAAACCTTGTAATGTTTTGCTGAATTTTATTGTGCTGTAAGATTTGACAATTGTAGTCACATTTCTGCCCGCCCCATAAAACTTTTTCAATGAAGCTCATCAGGTTGATAAGAACAGCCTaaaacttttttcattttttgtgaaaattttcttctctttttgaaACCCTTTCGAAAGAAATTGACTTGAATTTAGGTTTACATATAAGTCTGTAGTGGTAGGACAATCCAAGTACCAATAGCTATTACATTTTATCTAAGTTACCTTTTTCCTGTAAAATTTAACTTTGGTGTTTGAAGTTACTGATGGCTTGTTCTGCATAACTGGTTGCAGAATCATGATTGTACATGTCTGTTGTAGTTGCTGATTTGAGAATACTGATTCTTATACACAAATTAAGGAACTGCTGCAAGTGCCAGCAAGGTCTGCATTTCTATCTTCAGGGCCGGCTAAAAGGCCATTAAGGCCTTTTCCTTAGGGCCCTACAAACAAAGGGCTCGTAATATAAATCTTAtgttaaatatatagaattataaatatctatttgtcttcaaaatttttttttttttaatttgtattattcTATAACTCAAAAGGCGGAATGCCGATTCCCTTTTAAATTCTCTTTTGGCCATTTTGAAGGCTATTTTTTTCAAGTAAGATTTTGTCTCTAATTTTTGCACATCAATAACTTTTTAGGCAAAGGCAAGGAAGAAGGAAATGgcgcccctttttttttttttttttttttttttttttggcccttctTCTGAATGGCTATTTTTGtcattgcattttaatttttccacGACAGGTATTGCCTGAGAAGCAATCTTTTTGCCTAAAATATACGTACCTACCAATTGATCTATTTTTCCATTGGTATAAGTGAAAAAAATCTTTtcagaatatttaatttatacgCCATATGTAGTGTCAAACTGACCTCGTTCTATTTGCAAATGCATTTTTATGGAAATGGAGCGAAGCTTAAAAAGTCGCATACGTAATAAGAGCTGGTAGTGTTTTGAGCCCCAATGATAAGGGCCGTTAGAATTGTGTCACACgagttatttaaattatttcatgccaaaaaaaaaaaaaaagaaggttatttaaatgataataagttttttattccattcataatatatatatacatatatacatatatatatatatatatataatgcaatattttattaaacaataaaaactgAATACTTAAATCTTAATTTAGGTTTCTATACTTCCAAACTcaaaaagatgattttttttctttttttgaaaaaaaaaaaaacgacacTTGGATTCAAATGCTTGgtaatagtttatatatatattttaaaataatagtatTTTTTGGAACAAtgcttaataataatattgctaAGAGAATAACAATTTTGGAACTTTAAAATCTATATTCCTCTTttacgtgtgtgtgtgtttttttatttattatttatttatcttttaactcCAATCTTCCCTGGttgctatattattattattattaaattttttttttctggtagtGCCCCCTTGTTTGTTTGTAGGTTGGTTGCACGATGGCGGTCTCAAATAAGTATCACATTCAATTCCTGCTGAATCCTGATTGGCTAGCCCAGTTATCTTCGTCTCCAAGTATTACGACCGGCCCTGGGCCCACGAAATCATTTCTTAAAATTCAAAACGAATAAAAAAGCGGTCAAAAAACAAATAGCGGTCTGGGGACAAAACCCAGCATCGAAAAAAATATCTGGCGCCAAGCGTGGGACCTACGCGTCGCCGGTGCGCGTGAACCACAATCTGCAAGGATCCGTTTTCAAACGTGCGTAGCTGCCAGGAAACAtcataatctctctctctctctctctagaagGTCCGTGCTAGTCTCTATTTGTCTCAACTTGCAGCACATCGGCGAGCGATccccacctctctctctctctctctctctctctctgaaccCATGGCCCGGAAACTCCAAGGGCTCTACTACTGTAACAGTGGCGAACTCCCACCGCCTCTCGAGTCTCTTAAGATTTTTATGGAAAACTATGTCGGCAAAACTCTCGAACCCCGTTATATACCGAGCgacttttccatttttgaattttcagCATCCACCACtatccttttccttttcctttactGCCAAATCCTATTTCAATCTAAATCGGATCCTCATTGAGATTTGGACCTCGAATCCCATCCCATGAATCCCAAAGACGAATGTTATACAAACACTCTTCCTACGTCTCCTTCCGCTCCTCAATCCAAGTCCTGCTCAATTGGTTTGTCAATGGAATCTCAGCCATTTGCTTCTGAGTCTTTGTTCATGGATACTAATCCTGGATTCTCCATGGGGGGAAGTGCTGCTGGCCTAGCTGGGTCTCATTCTTCGTCTTCCTTAGCTTTTAATCCGATGGAGTTCCAGGCATTTTCGACCATGATGAACCTATCACCCTCCATTGGAGGAGAGACTGATGCTGCTGGTGGAGCTTTGGTTACAGGTAGTGATACAGGAGGAGGATATATTGGAGTGCCTCAACCTCTTGATTGTTTACAGGGCAATCCGATTCCGCCGTTTCTTTCGAAGACTTTTGATCTTGTGGATGATCCAGGCCTCGACCACATAATATCGTGGGGGTCCACGGGCGAGAGCTTTGTGGTTTGGGACCATGTGGAGTTTGCGAGGCTCATCCTGCCCAGGAATTTCAAGCACAATAATTTCTCCAGTTTTGTTCGGCAGCTTAATACTTATGTGGGTATTGCAATAATGTAGCCTCTAATGGCTGCTGTGATCTATATGTAAATTTTGTTGTTGCATGTCTTTGCTATTTCTGCTGtaattttctctattttttgttgtattattccATTTTTCGTTttactttgtaattttttttttttgaaaatttcttttgtattttgtctTACTTTTGTAATTGGATTTGACAAAGACCGTTCATAGTAGATGTAATTAAGGTCAATTTGATATTGAGCTTATGTATATTGCTGACTTTAGAGGAACAAGTGGTGTATCCTTAAATCCCAATTTGTTGTAAACGACTTTGGATTGAAGGGATTTATATCTATACTGTTTCCTGATGTGAGACAATCTTCTTGTCTTTTATGGTTGATAAAGGTAGACCATGCAAACAGTGCGTTGCTCTTATTAATGCCCTGCTGCTTTTGTATCTGTAGTTATTGTTTCTGTTGTAAGCGATATCTCTCTTCCTTTGTCAAGCTTCGTCATTGTATGCAATTTGTCTGTATAATTGTAaggattatattttattctaaaactTGGTAGTGAATTTAAAGAAATGGTAGAAATTCTTCATTCTCTGTTGTAAGCGATATCTCTCTTCCTTTGTCAAGCTTCGTCTTTGTATGCAATTTGTCCGTATAATTGTAAGGAttgttttttattctaaaacttGGTAGTGAATTTTAAGGAAATGGTAGAAATTCTTCATTCCTAAGGGGCTGGATGTTCATTCTTCATACAGCCAAGATATAACATATTCTCCTCTGTGTACAGAAAAGAGGAGTACATCATGTGCAGGTAGAATTTCAGGTTCTTGTGGAACTCAACCTTGATGCAGTTTCCCGTTTCTTTATGATTTGagaattttcttttatggttttCAGATATGATGCAGTTCAGGTCATGTGTAGATGAAAGTTGTTGGCTTCATATCTTCCATCCTCATCTAATTATTCATTATGTGATTTACCACATTTATCTTTTGGTTTCTGTTCTATACTCTTTCATTCGTTTTGAATTGTTTTGGATACTTCATTCAGGGTTTTCGCAAGATTGATACAGATAAATGGGAGTTTGCAAATGAAGCTTTCCAGCGAGGGAAGAGACATCTTTTAAAGAACATCCAGAGGCGCAAATCACCTCAATATCAGCAGATTACAAGCTATACTGGGCCTTCCACAGAAGCAGGGAAGTTTGGACTGGACGGTGAGCTAGAGGGGTTGAGGAAGGAGAAAAGCATGTTGATGCAAGAGGTTGTTGAATTACAGCGGCAGCAGCAGGGGACAATTCACCATATGAAAATGGTGAACAATAGGCTTCGTTCTGCTGAGCAAAGACAGAAGCAAATGGTTTCTTTCTTGGCAAAGTTGATTCAGAGCCCATCATTTGTAGCTAGACTTAAGCAAAAAACAGAACAAGGAGAAATAAGCTCTTCAAGGGTGCCGAGGAAATTTGTCAAGCAACACCAATATGAGCTGGGTAAATCAGATTCTTCCATGGAAGAACAGATGGTGAAGTACTACAGTGCAGATAGAAACCTTTTCACGTCTTCTGGAGGCCCTGATTTCAATCCATTGCATACTGAACAATCTCCCGATTATCATTCACAAGGTATGTCAGGGAAACTCAGTATAGATGAAGAAAGTATGCAATTCCAATTTGACAAAGCTGCATCAGATGAGTTAATTGTGTCAGATGAATTAGCAGTATTACAGGGACTTGGTAAAAAAACAGTTCAAGCAGAAGGGGCATCAAACATGCAAATCCAAGATCCCGCTTTCAAAGGAAAGAGTGTTCTGAGCCCTCAACAAGTGGTCAATCCCGAGTATTATGTCTCTTTCCCAGAGGATTTGGTAAAGGAGAAGAGTTTTCCAGAACTCTCATCCCCGGGATTTGAAAGCATGATTAAACAGGAGGATATATGGAGCATGGGTTTTGCTGCCAACGCTGGTATGTCTAGTTGTGGCAATGAGTTGTGGGGTAATCCAGTCAGCTTTGATGAGCCAGAGTTGGGAGTGACAGAAGGATTGCTTGATGTCTGGGATTTAGGGTCACTGCAAGCAGCAGGAGGTTCAGTCATTGATAAGTGGCCAGCTGATGAATCCCCATTCAATGAGTCTGAGAATCAAGCTGGTCAGCTTAAAGATAGTATACCAAAAAATATGGATCCATAGACATAGGATTGCATGTACTCGTGCATTTAAGGCCCTTGTGGGTCTTGGTTATTAATGAATATGTTTAATTGATTGCCGTTTTCCATTCTCTTTATTATCAGCTTCCGTTTTATTCTTTCAATATAAGATAGTTCATATGAATTCTACTCATCTTATTAAGCGTGATTGAGGTATTTAGAAATCGCAATTTTATCACAATGTTTTCTTGCTAACACGTACTTTGAGTTGTGGAAACTGCAGGTCTGCATTCATTCGGTAAGGAATATGATGCTCCAGCTGACACTTGCTTCGCTAGTTCCCTAAACTAGATTTGTCCTTTTCCAGCTGGTTCGGAAGGAGCAGCTGAAACTTACTTCGCCAGGTCGCTTGAATTATAATTGTCTTATTCTGGCAGGTGTTATTCCGGTAAGAACTCAAAACTTAGGTTATGATTGATTCTGATCTTGTTATAGTATAGCTTCTGGCAATGTACATATCATCTCGGACTCAGATCGGTCCATGTATATAGCGGctcttctttgtttattttcaggGCTGGAAGTTGTGCACAAACGCTAATATTTCTTTCCTTGAACATCTAAATAGTTGAATTCTCTGTGATGAAAATGAAGAATATCCCACTTTCGATTGAGGACAGAAACCAGAATTGGAACCATCGACTGTACATCTGAATTTTCAAAAGAGGTTTTCACAACTGTGAAAGTGTGGTGTCATTGGATTTCTTAGCGCTGTTATAAACTAAATACGTACATAAGCAACATAGAGATGGTGTTAATTTTTCTTAGTAACATAAATAATTCTCCTCTACGCTTTTTCATTGCCTTGAATCAACAGAATAAGAGATGAGCTTGTTAATCCAATCTCAAATACGAATTAGTTGTTTCTagtaattaacaataaaaagaaCCAAATAGCTGTTTAATTATACTTTATTTAACTTTCAAAATTACACTAAATCACTGCAACTGCATCAGAACATCGGTCACACATCATATACCGTTTCTCTTCGCCCAAACAAAAACTCCAAAAAAAGTGAATCTCAAATGTTTCTCATACTGTTGACCCATATTCAGACAAAAAGGAAGtttctattaaaataatttccaattaAAAAACATACTTGACAAACTACAATATATCATTGTGATCCATACTCGACAGgaaatattttagatatttcATTGTCAAAGTAATTCACGTAAGATAGGAGCTCCCATGCCGCCTCTTATCTACTCACCATTTTGGCTCTTATCCAACTAAACATGTTGGCCAAAAAGAAAACCAACAGTCGCAAGATTAAAGAATTATAATCTACGCACCAACAGCCAAGTCAGAAACAATTACTATGAATCTTCCTTCTGTCTTTTCGATGCATGTTCATTGCCCTCATTTTTCCTTTTCGCTTCACGCCGCTCCCGCTTTACTCCCTTTGCTTTATTGGGCAAATTCATCTCTCGAACCTAAACACCAAAATGGGGCAAAGAAACGaagtaaatgaaaaaattacATGAACAATACTCAAAAACCTCCAGTTATTCTTCTTCATTATGCAAAGAACAATAAGCAGGTGATAAAACTTTAAGATCCATGCTACCACTACTCATACACCCAATAGAGCAGAATCAATGTAATTACTTTCAGTTTagcaaaatatgtatatatattatatatagtttccttCTCTTACCTTTTGATCTGGCATGTATACTTTCGCTATCTTTCCCGTTACAGGATCCTGGCTAACATTTTTCACCTGCAAAAACAAACATCAACCATGTTATGGACGTGTCAACAGGCCATATA is a window from the Ziziphus jujuba cultivar Dongzao chromosome 11, ASM3175591v1 genome containing:
- the LOC107432152 gene encoding heat stress transcription factor A-3 isoform X1: MNPKDECYTNTLPTSPSAPQSKSCSIGLSMESQPFASESLFMDTNPGFSMGGSAAGLAGSHSSSSLAFNPMEFQAFSTMMNLSPSIGGETDAAGGALVTGSDTGGGYIGVPQPLDCLQGNPIPPFLSKTFDLVDDPGLDHIISWGSTGESFVVWDHVEFARLILPRNFKHNNFSSFVRQLNTYGFRKIDTDKWEFANEAFQRGKRHLLKNIQRRKSPQYQQITSYTGPSTEAGKFGLDGELEGLRKEKSMLMQEVVELQRQQQGTIHHMKMVNNRLRSAEQRQKQMVSFLAKLIQSPSFVARLKQKTEQGEISSSRVPRKFVKQHQYELGKSDSSMEEQMVKYYSADRNLFTSSGGPDFNPLHTEQSPDYHSQGMSGKLSIDEESMQFQFDKAASDELIVSDELAVLQGLGKKTVQAEGASNMQIQDPAFKGKSVLSPQQVVNPEYYVSFPEDLVKEKSFPELSSPGFESMIKQEDIWSMGFAANAGMSSCGNELWGNPVSFDEPELGVTEGLLDVWDLGSLQAAGGSVIDKWPADESPFNESENQAGQLKDSIPKNMDP
- the LOC107432152 gene encoding heat stress transcription factor A-3 isoform X2, translating into MNPKDECYTNTLPTSPSAPQSKSCSIGLSMESQPFASESLFMDTNPGFSMGGSAAGLAGSHSSSSLAFNPMEFQAFSTMMNLSPSIGGETDAAGGALVTGSDTGGGYIGVPQPLDCLQGNPIPPFLSKTFDLVDDPGLDHIISWGSTGESFVVWDHVEFARLILPRNFKHNNFSSFVRQLNTYGFRKIDTDKWEFANEAFQRGKRHLLKNIQRRKSPQYQQITSYTGPSTEAGKFGLDGELEGLRKEKSMLMQEVVELQRQQQGTIHHMKMVNNRLRSAEQRQKQMVSFLAKLIQSPSFVARLKQKTEQGEISSSRVPRKFVKQHQYELGKSDSSMEEQMVKYYSADRNLFTSSGGPDFNPLHTEQSPDYHSQVLQGLGKKTVQAEGASNMQIQDPAFKGKSVLSPQQVVNPEYYVSFPEDLVKEKSFPELSSPGFESMIKQEDIWSMGFAANAGMSSCGNELWGNPVSFDEPELGVTEGLLDVWDLGSLQAAGGSVIDKWPADESPFNESENQAGQLKDSIPKNMDP